In a genomic window of Sutcliffiella sp. FSL R7-0096:
- the topA gene encoding type I DNA topoisomerase has product MSDYLVIVESPAKAKTIERYLGKKYKVKASMGHVRDLPKSQMGVNVDHEFEPKYITIRGKGPVLKELKTAAKKAKKIFLAADPDREGEAIAWHLAHSLDIDITSDCRVVFNEITKDAIKESFKHPRPINLDVVDAQQARRILDRLVGYNISPLLWKKVKKGLSAGRVQSVAVRLVIEREQEINAFIPEEYWSIKSSFLTGKSKEFEANFYGIDGKKTELKSEAEVKDVLGKLEGNSFEVKNVTKKERKRNPALPFITSSLQQEAARKLNFRAKKTMMMAQQLYEGIELGKEGTVGLITYMRTDSTRISETAKKEAVEYIEKTYGSQFVSKEERKETKKSNAQDAHEAIRPTSTMKDPLSIKEYLSRDQYRLYKLIWERFVASQMAPAILDTVSVDLIQNNVQFRATGSTVKFAGFMKVYVEGNDDQQEEKENLLPPLEKGDTVFSKDIDPKQHFTQPPPRYTEARLVRTLEELGIGRPSTYAPTLDTIQKRGYVALDNKRFVPTELGEIVIQLILEFFPEIINVEFTADLETNLDNVEDGKVNWVDIIDGFYHEFAKRLEKAEQEMEEIEIKDEPAGEDCELCGHEMVFKMGRYGKFMACSNFPDCRNTKPIVKDIGVPCPKCEKGNIVERKSKKKRIFYGCDQYPSCEFLSWDKPIARKCPKCESLLVEKKLKKGVQVQCVECDYKEEPQG; this is encoded by the coding sequence ATGTCAGATTACTTAGTTATTGTGGAATCACCAGCGAAAGCGAAAACGATTGAACGTTATCTAGGAAAAAAATATAAAGTAAAAGCATCCATGGGACATGTAAGAGATCTACCTAAAAGCCAAATGGGCGTGAATGTGGATCATGAGTTTGAACCAAAGTATATCACCATCCGAGGTAAAGGACCTGTACTGAAAGAACTCAAGACCGCTGCTAAAAAAGCGAAGAAAATCTTTCTCGCGGCTGACCCGGATCGTGAAGGGGAAGCGATTGCTTGGCATCTCGCCCACAGTTTGGATATCGACATCACTTCAGACTGCAGAGTAGTGTTTAATGAGATAACCAAAGATGCCATTAAAGAGTCCTTTAAGCATCCTAGACCAATCAATTTGGATGTGGTGGATGCCCAACAGGCCAGAAGGATCCTTGATCGTCTTGTTGGTTACAATATCAGTCCTTTACTATGGAAGAAAGTGAAAAAGGGTTTAAGTGCAGGTCGGGTTCAATCCGTTGCGGTCAGACTTGTGATTGAAAGGGAACAAGAAATAAATGCTTTTATCCCAGAAGAATATTGGTCCATTAAAAGTTCATTCCTAACAGGCAAGTCCAAGGAATTTGAAGCAAACTTTTATGGTATAGATGGTAAAAAGACGGAACTAAAGTCAGAAGCGGAAGTAAAAGATGTATTAGGTAAGCTGGAAGGCAATTCATTTGAAGTGAAAAATGTTACCAAAAAGGAACGAAAACGAAATCCCGCCCTACCTTTCATCACCTCTTCTCTGCAACAGGAAGCAGCACGTAAGCTGAATTTCCGTGCAAAGAAAACGATGATGATGGCACAACAGTTGTACGAGGGAATTGAGCTGGGTAAAGAAGGAACGGTAGGTCTCATTACTTATATGCGTACAGATTCGACACGTATTTCTGAAACAGCCAAAAAAGAAGCGGTGGAATATATCGAAAAAACCTATGGCAGTCAATTTGTCTCCAAAGAAGAGAGAAAAGAGACGAAAAAAAGCAATGCACAAGATGCCCATGAAGCGATACGTCCAACTTCTACAATGAAGGACCCTCTGTCTATCAAAGAATATCTGTCAAGAGATCAATATCGTCTATATAAATTGATTTGGGAACGATTTGTTGCAAGTCAAATGGCACCTGCCATCTTGGATACAGTAAGTGTGGATCTTATACAAAACAATGTCCAATTCCGTGCGACAGGTTCAACCGTTAAGTTCGCCGGCTTTATGAAAGTGTATGTGGAAGGAAATGATGATCAGCAGGAAGAAAAGGAAAATCTTCTCCCTCCATTGGAGAAAGGGGATACAGTTTTTTCAAAAGATATCGATCCTAAGCAACATTTCACTCAACCACCTCCAAGGTATACAGAAGCGAGATTAGTTAGGACGCTTGAAGAATTGGGCATCGGCAGACCATCAACCTATGCTCCTACGCTTGATACTATTCAAAAGCGGGGCTATGTGGCTTTGGATAATAAACGGTTTGTCCCAACCGAGCTTGGGGAGATTGTTATTCAACTTATCCTGGAATTCTTCCCTGAAATTATTAATGTGGAATTTACAGCGGACCTTGAAACCAACTTGGATAATGTGGAAGATGGGAAAGTTAACTGGGTCGATATCATAGACGGTTTTTATCACGAATTTGCCAAACGTCTTGAAAAAGCAGAACAGGAAATGGAAGAGATCGAGATCAAGGATGAACCGGCCGGTGAGGATTGCGAACTATGCGGTCATGAAATGGTGTTCAAAATGGGAAGATACGGTAAGTTCATGGCATGTTCCAATTTTCCAGATTGTCGTAATACGAAACCAATCGTAAAAGATATCGGTGTACCTTGTCCCAAGTGTGAAAAAGGGAACATTGTGGAAAGAAAAAGTAAGAAGAAACGGATATTCTATGGTTGTGACCAGTATCCCTCTTGTGAGTTCCTCTCATGGGATAAGCCAATCGCCAGAAAATGTCCGAAGTGTGAGTCCTTATTGGTGGAGAAAAAGCTTAAAAAAGGTGTACAGGTACAATGCGTAGAGTGTGACTATAAAGAAGAACCACAAGGATAA
- the trmFO gene encoding FADH(2)-oxidizing methylenetetrahydrofolate--tRNA-(uracil(54)-C(5))-methyltransferase TrmFO, producing the protein MMTTTVNVIGAGLAGSEAAWQLANKGIQVNLYEMRPVKQTPAHHTDKFAELVCSNSLRANNLTNAVGVLKEEMRILDSVIIRSADDCAVPAGGALAVDRHEFAAKVTERVKEHPNVTVFNEEMDQIPEGPTVIATGPLTSKSLSDQLRSLTGEEYLYFYDAAAPIIEKDSINMDIVYLKSRYDKGEAAYLNCPMTEEQFDRFYNALIEAETVPLKEFEKEIFFEGCMPIEVMANRGKKTMLFGPMKPVGLEDPKTDKRPYAVVQLRQDDAAGTLYNIVGFQTHLKWGPQKEVIRLIPGLENAEIVRYGVMHRNTFINSPNLLKPTYQFKAREDLFFAGQMTGVEGYVESAASGLVAGLNAARLVQGLEPLVFPKETAIGSMANYITSTNAKNFQPMNANFGLFPELPKKIKNKQERNEAHARRALETIQNFVKN; encoded by the coding sequence GTGATGACAACAACAGTTAATGTAATCGGTGCCGGTCTTGCAGGCAGTGAAGCTGCATGGCAGCTGGCTAACAAAGGGATCCAAGTTAACCTGTATGAAATGCGACCGGTGAAACAAACGCCGGCTCATCATACAGATAAGTTTGCTGAGCTTGTTTGCTCGAATTCGCTTCGTGCCAACAATCTGACGAATGCAGTAGGAGTATTAAAAGAAGAAATGCGGATATTGGATTCTGTCATCATACGCTCTGCAGATGACTGCGCTGTACCGGCTGGCGGTGCCCTAGCAGTAGACAGGCATGAATTTGCTGCAAAAGTAACGGAACGTGTCAAAGAACATCCAAATGTGACGGTTTTCAATGAAGAAATGGACCAGATTCCAGAAGGGCCGACCGTCATTGCAACCGGACCGCTGACTTCCAAATCCCTATCCGACCAGCTCCGTTCATTAACAGGAGAAGAATACCTTTATTTCTATGATGCTGCTGCACCGATTATCGAAAAGGACAGCATCAACATGGATATCGTGTATTTGAAATCCAGATACGATAAAGGGGAGGCGGCATACTTAAACTGCCCAATGACGGAAGAACAGTTTGATCGTTTCTACAATGCATTAATAGAGGCGGAGACAGTTCCTTTAAAAGAGTTCGAGAAGGAAATCTTCTTTGAAGGCTGCATGCCGATTGAAGTAATGGCTAACCGTGGAAAGAAAACAATGCTGTTTGGACCTATGAAACCAGTAGGACTCGAAGACCCTAAAACGGATAAACGCCCATATGCTGTAGTACAGCTTCGTCAAGACGATGCTGCTGGGACTTTGTATAACATTGTTGGTTTTCAGACACATTTAAAGTGGGGCCCACAAAAAGAAGTGATCCGTTTAATACCAGGTTTGGAAAATGCGGAAATTGTGCGATATGGCGTGATGCACCGAAACACCTTCATTAACTCTCCAAACCTCCTTAAGCCAACCTATCAATTCAAGGCAAGGGAAGACCTGTTTTTTGCCGGACAAATGACAGGTGTGGAAGGGTATGTGGAGTCTGCAGCATCAGGACTTGTAGCTGGGCTTAATGCGGCGCGTCTCGTACAAGGCCTTGAGCCACTTGTTTTCCCTAAGGAAACTGCTATTGGAAGCATGGCGAACTATATTACTTCTACAAATGCGAAGAACTTCCAGCCGATGAATGCAAACTTCGGTCTCTTCCCGGAGCTTCCAAAGAAAATCAAGAACAAGCAGGAACGTAATGAAGCTCATGCTAGGAGAGCGTTGGAAACAATTCAGAATTTTGTAAAAAATTAA
- the xerC gene encoding tyrosine recombinase XerC: protein MQNVNVSLISFLEYLQIEKNYSKYTVVFYQKDIEDFFDFMKEEAISSINEVTHTEARLYLTKLHQKKYARKTVARKTSSLRSFYKYLLREEKVEQNPFTVVSLPKQEKRLPQFLYSEELEKLFAASDLSTPLGQRNQALLELLYATGIRISECCHIQVQDIDFQVGTILVTGKGNKQRYVPFGSFAQDALKTYMEDGRISLLEKQKASTPTKHLFLNFRGDALTPRGVRVVLNDLVKQACTTLHISPHMLRHTFATHMLNEGADLRVVQELLGHASLSSTQIYTHVSKEHLQKTYNQFHPRA from the coding sequence ATGCAAAATGTTAACGTTTCGTTAATTTCTTTTCTGGAATATTTACAAATTGAGAAAAACTATTCAAAATATACTGTTGTATTTTATCAAAAGGATATTGAAGATTTTTTTGATTTTATGAAAGAGGAAGCCATTTCAAGCATCAATGAAGTCACTCATACAGAAGCACGTTTGTATTTGACCAAGCTACATCAAAAGAAATATGCAAGAAAAACGGTTGCAAGGAAGACCTCCAGTTTGCGAAGCTTTTATAAGTATCTGCTTCGTGAGGAAAAAGTGGAGCAAAACCCCTTTACCGTGGTTTCGTTACCAAAGCAGGAAAAGCGTCTACCGCAGTTTTTGTATAGCGAAGAGTTGGAGAAATTGTTTGCTGCTTCCGATCTTTCAACGCCTCTCGGACAGAGGAATCAAGCCTTGCTTGAATTGCTCTATGCTACAGGTATCCGAATAAGTGAATGTTGTCACATACAAGTGCAGGATATCGATTTTCAAGTAGGCACCATCCTTGTTACAGGAAAAGGAAACAAACAACGGTATGTTCCTTTTGGCAGTTTTGCGCAGGATGCATTGAAAACCTATATGGAGGATGGTCGCATATCATTGCTTGAAAAGCAAAAGGCATCAACCCCGACTAAGCATCTATTTCTCAATTTTCGGGGTGACGCACTTACTCCGCGTGGGGTCAGGGTCGTCCTGAACGATCTGGTAAAACAAGCATGCACAACCTTACATATTAGTCCGCATATGCTTCGACATACCTTTGCTACACATATGCTGAATGAAGGGGCAGATCTTCGTGTGGTTCAGGAACTGCTTGGACATGCCAGCCTTTCATCCACACAGATTTACACACATGTGTCAAAAGAACATCTACAAAAGACGTATAATCAATTTCATCCTCGTGCATGA
- the hslV gene encoding ATP-dependent protease subunit HslV, whose product MSTFHATTIFAVQHNGQSAMSGDGQVTFGNAVVMKHTARKVRKLFNGRILAGFAGSVADAFTLFEMFEAKLEEYNGNIQRSSVELAKEWRSDKVLRKLEAMLIVMDESSMLLVSGTGEVIEPDDGILAIGSGGNYALAAGRALKRYAGEHMTAREIAKASLETAGEICVYTNDNIIVEEL is encoded by the coding sequence ATGTCAACATTTCATGCTACTACGATATTTGCAGTCCAGCATAATGGACAAAGTGCAATGTCAGGTGACGGTCAAGTTACATTTGGAAATGCGGTTGTTATGAAGCATACAGCACGAAAGGTGCGAAAGCTTTTTAATGGGAGGATCTTGGCCGGCTTTGCAGGATCCGTAGCAGATGCTTTCACCTTGTTCGAAATGTTCGAGGCAAAACTTGAGGAATACAACGGAAACATCCAACGCTCTAGCGTCGAGCTTGCCAAAGAGTGGAGAAGTGACAAAGTACTGAGGAAATTGGAAGCAATGTTGATTGTAATGGATGAGTCCAGCATGTTATTGGTATCTGGGACTGGAGAAGTAATTGAACCGGATGATGGGATACTGGCGATAGGCTCAGGTGGGAACTATGCACTTGCTGCAGGCCGTGCATTGAAAAGGTATGCAGGAGAACACATGACTGCACGTGAAATTGCAAAGGCTTCCCTGGAGACTGCAGGAGAGATTTGTGTGTACACTAATGACAATATCATTGTAGAAGAACTATAG
- the hslU gene encoding HslU--HslV peptidase ATPase subunit, translated as MSTKLTPRQIVDMLDQYIVGQTNAKKAVAVALRNRYRRSLLKGSLRDEVVPKNILMIGPTGVGKTEIARRIAKLVGAPFIKVEATKFTEVGYVGRDVESMVRDLVETSVRLVKEEKMASVKDRALENANKRIVELLVPGKQKNTSYKNPLEMFFGGNAPTNEAEEQEKQEEVSIKEQRRRMAHQLALGELEDRYITVEVEEQQGSMFDMLQGSGMEQMGMNMQDALSNLMPKKKKKRKLTVREARPVLTHEEAQKLIDMDEVTQDAVMRAEQSGIIFIDEIDKIAKKNSGSSADVSREGVQRDILPIVEGSTVVTKYGQVKTDHVLFISAGAFHIAKPSDLIPELQGRFPIRVELTKLSIEDFVRILVEPDNALLKQYTALLETEGIKVEFSDDAIRKIAEVAFQVNQDTDNIGARRLHTILEKLLEDLSFEAPDINLEKIVITPQYVDEKLGNIVKNKDLSQFIL; from the coding sequence ATGAGTACAAAATTGACCCCTAGGCAAATAGTAGATATGCTTGATCAATATATTGTGGGCCAGACGAATGCCAAAAAAGCTGTTGCTGTGGCGTTGAGAAACAGATACAGAAGAAGCTTGCTCAAAGGCAGTCTCCGGGACGAAGTGGTGCCTAAGAACATTTTGATGATCGGGCCGACCGGTGTCGGCAAGACGGAAATTGCCCGCAGGATTGCCAAACTTGTGGGAGCACCATTCATAAAGGTCGAAGCGACGAAATTTACAGAAGTAGGATATGTAGGTCGCGATGTGGAGTCTATGGTCCGTGACTTGGTGGAAACTTCCGTTCGTCTTGTAAAAGAAGAAAAAATGGCAAGTGTCAAAGATAGAGCTTTGGAAAATGCAAACAAACGAATTGTAGAACTCTTAGTACCTGGCAAGCAAAAAAACACCTCCTACAAAAATCCTTTAGAGATGTTTTTTGGAGGCAACGCGCCGACCAATGAAGCGGAGGAGCAGGAAAAACAGGAAGAGGTCTCCATTAAAGAGCAGCGAAGAAGGATGGCCCACCAACTTGCATTGGGGGAGCTTGAGGACCGATATATCACGGTGGAAGTGGAAGAACAGCAGGGCTCCATGTTTGACATGCTTCAAGGGTCGGGTATGGAACAAATGGGCATGAACATGCAGGATGCTCTTAGCAACCTGATGCCAAAGAAAAAGAAAAAAAGAAAGCTCACGGTACGTGAAGCAAGACCGGTGTTGACCCATGAAGAAGCGCAAAAGCTTATAGATATGGATGAAGTGACACAGGATGCAGTGATGCGTGCGGAACAGAGCGGAATCATCTTCATCGATGAAATTGATAAGATAGCCAAAAAGAACAGTGGCTCTTCTGCAGATGTTTCCCGCGAAGGAGTACAACGTGATATTCTTCCCATTGTGGAAGGTTCCACTGTTGTCACCAAGTATGGACAGGTGAAAACCGATCATGTTCTTTTCATATCCGCAGGTGCCTTTCATATTGCCAAACCGTCCGACCTCATTCCCGAACTGCAGGGGCGTTTTCCGATTCGTGTTGAATTGACGAAACTGTCCATTGAAGATTTCGTGAGGATATTGGTGGAGCCGGATAATGCATTGTTGAAACAATATACGGCATTATTGGAAACGGAAGGTATAAAAGTCGAATTTTCTGACGATGCTATTCGTAAAATAGCCGAAGTTGCGTTTCAGGTGAACCAGGATACGGATAACATCGGAGCAAGACGCCTACATACGATTCTCGAAAAACTCTTAGAGGATCTATCCTTTGAAGCGCCAGACATCAATCTCGAAAAGATTGTCATCACCCCGCAGTATGTAGATGAAAAACTAGGAAATATCGTAAAAAACAAAGATTTAAGCCAATTTATTTTATAG